One genomic region from bacterium encodes:
- a CDS encoding CBS domain-containing protein yields the protein MRDLKSIKVKDVMVRGVLIIPESASVSQAVRVMADNKVSGLAVTSSQEGLIGVLSETDVVKVFGEDLIKVKVKDIMTKGVIAIDKEETLENACQIMRQKKIHRLLIQEEVKGVYGKEGETKKFPAGLLSISDIVRVLAESQKG from the coding sequence ATGAGAGACTTAAAATCTATAAAGGTAAAGGATGTAATGGTCAGAGGGGTATTGATTATCCCGGAAAGTGCCTCAGTATCTCAAGCAGTTAGAGTAATGGCGGATAATAAGGTCAGCGGACTGGCAGTTACATCTTCTCAAGAAGGATTAATCGGCGTTTTATCCGAAACAGATGTTGTCAAGGTATTTGGTGAGGATTTAATTAAAGTTAAAGTTAAAGATATTATGACAAAAGGGGTAATTGCTATTGATAAAGAGGAAACTCTGGAGAATGCCTGTCAGATAATGCGTCAGAAAAAAATACATCGGTTACTCATCCAGGAAGAGGTAAAAGGTGTCTATGGAAAGGAAGGGGAGACAAAAAAGTTTCCGGCAGGATTACTTTCTATATCTGACATTGTCAGGGTATTGGCTGAAAGTCAAAAGGGATAA
- a CDS encoding NADH-quinone oxidoreductase subunit I, protein MRQNIIISIKELIKGLCVTFGHLFVKSVTLQYPRQRWIVADRYRGLERLTIDEKGEERCVGCCLCAQMCPSQAIKIVTGEGTDYNKEVISFEINIARCLFCGLCVEACPKNALTMSGEYELACYHRTGMIYTKELLYQPPEVTKYR, encoded by the coding sequence ATGCGACAGAATATAATTATCTCAATTAAAGAACTTATAAAAGGATTATGCGTCACTTTTGGACATTTATTTGTTAAGTCGGTTACCTTGCAATATCCACGACAACGCTGGATTGTAGCCGATAGATACCGTGGATTGGAAAGATTAACCATAGATGAGAAAGGCGAGGAACGATGTGTAGGCTGTTGCCTTTGTGCTCAGATGTGTCCTTCTCAGGCAATAAAAATTGTTACCGGTGAGGGAACAGATTATAACAAAGAGGTTATATCTTTTGAAATAAATATTGCCAGATGCCTGTTTTGTGGATTATGTGTCGAAGCCTGTCCGAAAAATGCCTTGACTATGAGTGGTGAGTATGAATTAGCGTGTTATCATCGAACGGGAATGATTTACACTAAAGAGCTTCTTTACCAACCACCAGAGGTGACGAAGTATAGATAA
- a CDS encoding nucleotidyltransferase domain-containing protein: MRVLAEQIDFLKREILLLVPDAVVYLFGSRVDDKKKGGDIDIMILSDRKISWKEKAKIKWRYFEKFGEQKIDIVSSMFNENNPFKELVLQEGIKL; encoded by the coding sequence ATGAGAGTTTTAGCAGAACAGATAGATTTTCTTAAAAGGGAGATTTTGCTTCTTGTTCCAGATGCAGTAGTTTATCTTTTTGGCTCACGGGTAGATGACAAAAAAAAGGGTGGAGATATAGATATTATGATTCTATCTGACAGGAAAATAAGCTGGAAGGAAAAAGCCAAAATAAAATGGCGATATTTTGAGAAATTTGGCGAGCAAAAAATTGACATAGTATCTTCTATGTTTAACGAGAACAACCCGTTTAAAGAACTGGTTTTGCAGGAAGGGATAAAGCTGTGA
- the nuoH gene encoding NADH-quinone oxidoreductase subunit NuoH, which produces MELLFNTQELIDRIYIFLQKLCWDYNIPFIVLTVGIMVIVAGILAGFVAVNTMMLVLAERKIAAHIQDRLGPMRVGFHGILQTVADAIKLVLKENLMPKVADKVMFFLSPIIVFFPAIMCYVVLPWSPGIIVRDLNLGLLYLLAVSSIGSIGIIMAGWSSGNKYSLLGGMRSAAQVVSYEVAIVLSLLGIVMLAGSLKMGDIVDAQRNIWYICYQPLGFLLYLIAATAECNRAPFDIPEAESELVAGFHTEYGGIKFAMFFLAEYANMFVVSAVCATLFLGGWQGIPALPLTLPPILWFLIKTYAIVFVMMWFRWTYPRLRVDQLMTFGWKFLVPLGFINIFITGLVMVFSSRGI; this is translated from the coding sequence ATGGAGTTGTTATTCAATACGCAAGAATTAATTGATAGAATCTATATTTTCTTACAAAAGTTATGCTGGGATTATAATATCCCATTTATTGTATTAACTGTGGGAATTATGGTTATCGTGGCAGGAATACTTGCTGGATTTGTGGCAGTTAATACGATGATGTTAGTTTTAGCCGAACGCAAAATAGCCGCTCATATCCAGGATAGACTGGGACCAATGCGGGTTGGATTTCACGGCATTTTACAAACTGTAGCGGATGCTATTAAACTCGTCTTGAAGGAAAATTTAATGCCTAAGGTAGCGGACAAAGTTATGTTTTTCCTGTCACCGATAATCGTCTTTTTCCCGGCGATAATGTGTTATGTGGTTCTTCCCTGGTCACCTGGAATTATCGTTAGAGATTTGAATCTTGGGCTATTATATCTTTTAGCCGTGAGTAGTATTGGAAGTATTGGAATAATTATGGCTGGTTGGTCATCGGGTAATAAATATTCATTACTTGGTGGGATGCGAAGTGCGGCTCAGGTGGTAAGTTACGAAGTCGCAATTGTGTTATCTCTCTTAGGGATAGTAATGCTCGCTGGTTCTTTAAAAATGGGCGATATAGTTGATGCCCAGAGAAATATCTGGTATATCTGCTATCAACCACTTGGCTTTTTACTTTATTTAATTGCGGCTACGGCTGAGTGTAATCGTGCTCCATTTGACATTCCTGAGGCAGAGTCTGAATTAGTTGCTGGATTTCATACCGAATATGGTGGGATAAAATTTGCCATGTTTTTCTTAGCTGAATACGCTAATATGTTTGTAGTCTCGGCAGTTTGTGCTACTTTGTTTTTAGGCGGTTGGCAGGGAATACCCGCTCTACCTCTTACTTTACCTCCAATTCTATGGTTTTTAATTAAGACCTACGCCATTGTATTTGTTATGATGTGGTTCAGATGGACTTATCCCAGGCTACGAGTAGACCAACTAATGACCTTTGGCTGGAAATTCCTAGTCCCACTTGGATTTATTAATATATTTATTACCGGCTTGGTGATGGTATTTAGTTCACGAGGTATTTAA
- a CDS encoding AAA family ATPase — protein sequence MLKGIEIENLRSIKKQVVQIAPITLLYGPNGSGKSTVMHTLAILKNIVLNPNQTTDSFFNLGFSNFGGFEQIVFNHAVDEQIKLGISCEYNSQEFFYRISLGKKNGRFGLVILPENILLDLEITFPYSTNQQATVKTEGFSITWNGILAQVEGIPIQHLSSFKEELTRMLNTHIEILRKTDFVHLKRGFSKPHYGIVPIVPTVFTEDEVATLLANEPYLEGEVSHYLEQILQKDLRVKMIPGTNLFWLNTLDKTTGLTTELVNDGFGINQVVYLLAKCLYRDTAVVCIEEPEIHLHPKALRNLAYALIQMTKELEKTIIISTHSEHFVLALLSAVAKKELEQEKLSCYLCTKDNRESKFEYQQVNSNGQIEGGLTSFMEGELEDLKDILGVE from the coding sequence ATGTTAAAGGGCATTGAAATTGAAAATTTAAGGTCTATTAAGAAACAGGTAGTTCAGATTGCTCCGATAACGCTACTTTACGGTCCAAATGGCTCTGGAAAATCAACTGTTATGCATACCCTGGCAATTCTTAAAAATATTGTTCTTAATCCTAATCAAACTACTGATAGCTTTTTTAATCTTGGATTTAGCAATTTTGGTGGATTTGAACAAATAGTGTTTAATCACGCTGTTGATGAACAGATTAAATTAGGAATTAGTTGTGAATATAATTCACAGGAGTTTTTTTATAGAATTAGTCTGGGTAAAAAAAATGGAAGATTCGGACTCGTAATTTTACCAGAGAATATTCTCCTTGACCTTGAGATAACATTCCCTTATTCTACAAATCAACAAGCAACTGTAAAGACAGAGGGATTTTCAATAACCTGGAATGGAATTCTTGCTCAAGTAGAAGGAATACCGATACAACATCTAAGCTCCTTTAAGGAGGAGTTAACCAGGATGCTTAATACTCATATAGAGATTCTCAGGAAAACTGATTTTGTCCATCTAAAACGGGGATTTTCAAAACCGCATTATGGAATAGTTCCCATTGTTCCTACAGTATTTACAGAAGATGAGGTAGCAACTCTTTTAGCCAATGAACCATATCTGGAAGGGGAAGTCAGTCATTATCTTGAACAAATCCTTCAAAAAGACTTGCGGGTCAAAATGATACCAGGAACTAATCTCTTCTGGCTTAATACCCTTGATAAAACTACCGGATTAACCACAGAATTAGTTAACGATGGATTTGGCATCAATCAAGTGGTCTATTTACTGGCAAAATGTCTTTATAGAGATACAGCGGTGGTATGTATTGAAGAGCCAGAAATTCATTTACATCCAAAGGCCTTAAGGAATCTTGCTTATGCCTTAATCCAGATGACTAAAGAATTAGAGAAAACTATTATTATCTCTACTCATAGTGAACATTTTGTGTTAGCCCTACTTAGCGCAGTAGCTAAAAAAGAACTTGAACAGGAGAAACTATCCTGCTATTTATGTACAAAAGATAACCGCGAGAGTAAATTTGAATATCAACAGGTAAATAGTAATGGACAAATTGAAGGAGGATTAACCTCTTTTATGGAAGGAGAGTTGGAAGACCTTAAGGATATTTTAGGAGTAGAATAG
- a CDS encoding NADH-quinone oxidoreductase subunit J, with translation MEGIGSIITFYVLAGIAVISAILVVSLKSLVHCVVSLALLLLTVAGLYITLWAEFIAIVQVLIYVGAVIVLFLFLIMLTYRISDKGIKQSNEQKGISATLAGLLLFLLITVLTKTTWNVTPTSEVANTTAKIGNLLLTTYVFPFELISLVLLACLIGAIVIAKKEDN, from the coding sequence ATGGAAGGCATAGGTAGTATAATTACATTTTATGTTTTGGCAGGAATAGCCGTAATTAGTGCTATTTTAGTGGTTAGCTTAAAAAGTCTGGTGCATTGTGTTGTTTCTTTAGCACTCTTACTCCTGACCGTAGCAGGATTATACATTACACTATGGGCAGAATTTATTGCCATTGTTCAGGTATTAATCTATGTGGGTGCGGTTATTGTCTTATTTCTATTCTTAATTATGTTGACTTATAGAATTTCAGACAAAGGTATAAAACAAAGCAATGAACAAAAGGGTATTTCAGCTACTTTAGCCGGACTTCTGTTATTCCTTTTAATCACGGTGCTGACGAAGACAACCTGGAATGTTACTCCCACTTCAGAAGTGGCTAATACTACCGCTAAAATTGGCAATTTGCTTTTAACTACCTATGTCTTTCCCTTTGAGTTAATTTCATTGGTATTATTAGCCTGTCTGATTGGTGCTATTGTCATTGCGAAAAAAGAAGATAATTAG
- a CDS encoding nucleotidyltransferase domain-containing protein, whose amino-acid sequence MRIKEEILKLIKELAIKYFGKDCEVAIFGSRIDNTKRGGDIDIYIETSIAPEIIEAKARFLANLEIALGDQKIDLVVKKRNESRKEPIYKYAKSTGVRI is encoded by the coding sequence TTGCGAATTAAAGAAGAGATATTAAAACTAATCAAAGAACTTGCCATAAAATATTTTGGCAAGGATTGCGAGGTAGCTATCTTTGGCTCCAGAATTGACAATACAAAAAGGGGTGGAGATATTGATATCTATATTGAAACCTCAATCGCACCGGAGATTATTGAAGCAAAGGCAAGATTCCTTGCAAACCTTGAAATCGCATTAGGAGACCAAAAAATAGATTTGGTGGTTAAAAAAAGAAATGAATCACGAAAAGAACCAATCTATAAATATGCAAAATCAACAGGGGTTAGAATATAA
- the nuoK gene encoding NADH-quinone oxidoreductase subunit NuoK, with amino-acid sequence MTLSHYLILSAILFAIGVYGALTRRNAIGILLCIEIMLNAVNINLVSFSKYITPQELTGQIFTIFTITIAAAEAAVGLAIIIAIYRHIKTVNVEKINLMKW; translated from the coding sequence ATGACTTTATCGCACTACCTTATTCTATCGGCTATACTTTTTGCCATTGGAGTGTATGGTGCTTTAACTCGAAGAAATGCCATTGGCATACTTTTGTGTATTGAGATAATGTTAAATGCGGTCAATATTAACCTGGTTAGTTTCTCAAAATATATCACACCGCAAGAATTGACAGGTCAGATATTTACCATATTTACCATAACCATAGCCGCGGCAGAAGCCGCCGTTGGTTTGGCTATCATTATCGCTATCTATCGCCATATAAAAACAGTCAATGTGGAGAAGATAAATTTGATGAAGTGGTAA
- a CDS encoding retroviral-like aspartic protease family protein, with translation MGRTVEKVVVKNFADVVLQTKGMIREDEIRTVEIEGIVDTGAAYLCLPPDIIERLGLLYSHTREISTANGRVNRRIFRGAIIIIQDRDIEMQVMENDASTPPLIGYLVLEDMDFVVDTKSQRIIPNPEHEGKWITDLYKTNLLCLLERGLKMITQQDKDAFISTLKTFFKEKAADYKIELVFLYGSWASGYPRQDSDVDLAILFGQELSDDEIFNLIMDISYQLSLKIKKEVNILPIYRDFRKPMLYYNAIILSNPIYINDFQEYVKLKNEAIFQMEDFSIFGIKWQIEMARKNLEALKYG, from the coding sequence ATGGGAAGAACTGTTGAAAAGGTTGTAGTTAAAAATTTTGCGGATGTGGTATTGCAGACTAAAGGGATGATTAGAGAAGATGAAATAAGGACTGTTGAAATTGAGGGAATAGTGGATACTGGTGCCGCATATTTATGTCTGCCGCCAGATATAATTGAAAGATTAGGATTATTATATTCCCATACACGAGAAATATCAACTGCCAATGGACGGGTAAATCGCCGTATCTTTAGGGGAGCAATTATCATTATTCAGGATAGAGACATTGAAATGCAGGTGATGGAAAATGATGCATCTACACCGCCTCTAATTGGGTACTTGGTATTAGAAGATATGGATTTTGTTGTTGATACAAAATCACAGAGAATAATTCCTAATCCCGAACATGAGGGAAAGTGGATTACAGATCTTTATAAAACAAACCTTTTGTGTTTGTTAGAAAGAGGTCTTAAAATGATTACTCAACAAGATAAAGATGCCTTTATTTCAACATTAAAAACATTTTTTAAAGAAAAGGCAGCGGATTATAAAATTGAGCTGGTCTTTTTATACGGTTCATGGGCATCTGGTTATCCCAGGCAAGACTCCGATGTAGATTTAGCCATATTATTCGGACAAGAATTATCCGATGATGAGATATTTAACCTGATTATGGATATTTCATATCAGCTCTCTTTAAAGATTAAAAAAGAGGTAAATATACTTCCAATATATAGGGATTTTAGGAAACCGATGCTTTATTATAACGCCATTATTCTAAGTAACCCAATATACATTAACGATTTTCAAGAATATGTTAAGTTAAAGAATGAAGCTATATTTCAGATGGAAGATTTTAGTATATTTGGGATAAAATGGCAGATAGAAATGGCGCGGAAAAATTTGGAGGCACTAAAGTATGGCTAA
- a CDS encoding HepT-like ribonuclease domain-containing protein: MAKFEYAKGRIIEFLQFISYEMKEFDTRYADKTWEEYEKDRELQKIMERTVENILTALIEISGSILTQEDIVVENYADALKKCANLFNLTAEEQQDIEKLANIRNRLAHRYLNLKWQVINMYKTNCNLIQKLLTCILKREESKEGEMEREGLK, encoded by the coding sequence ATGGCTAAGTTTGAGTATGCCAAAGGAAGAATTATCGAATTCCTCCAATTTATCTCTTACGAGATGAAGGAATTTGATACAAGATATGCCGATAAGACATGGGAGGAATATGAGAAAGATAGAGAACTTCAGAAGATTATGGAAAGGACGGTTGAAAATATCCTTACTGCACTTATTGAAATAAGTGGGAGTATTCTTACACAAGAAGATATAGTAGTTGAAAATTACGCTGATGCGTTAAAAAAATGTGCTAATTTATTTAACCTTACCGCCGAAGAACAACAAGATATAGAAAAATTAGCTAATATAAGAAATCGATTAGCACATAGGTATCTTAATCTTAAATGGCAGGTCATAAATATGTATAAAACTAATTGTAATTTAATTCAGAAATTGTTAACTTGTATATTGAAAAGAGAAGAAAGTAAAGAAGGGGAGATGGAGAGAGAAGGGTTGAAATAA
- a CDS encoding DUF5647 family protein has product MNKKELFEKNLVLTTEFSRYVLEHPEVANRIPKDAIIVILPEYDQKLAEENLKMARLRREKNQPMILVRVKRLASARKSRLVKPTVELVSA; this is encoded by the coding sequence ATGAACAAAAAGGAACTATTTGAGAAAAATTTAGTCTTGACCACAGAATTTAGCAGGTATGTTTTAGAACACCCTGAAGTTGCAAATCGTATACCTAAGGATGCAATAATTGTAATTCTACCTGAATATGATCAGAAATTGGCAGAGGAAAATCTTAAAATGGCAAGGCTAAGGAGAGAGAAAAATCAACCAATGATTCTTGTAAGGGTTAAAAGACTTGCTTCAGCAAGAAAGTCTAGATTAGTTAAACCTACAGTAGAATTAGTCTCTGCCTGA
- a CDS encoding type II toxin-antitoxin system VapC family toxin, whose amino-acid sequence MSDAKIILDTNIVSYLMKGGPLAKVYAPRVQGALLAISFITVGEMYYGAEKAHWGEKKRKELETTLRNFVVIPYDHEIAPCYGRLAAERKRAGKPMSLHDEWIAACAVRHGVPLVTHNANDFKGVSALDIITEHMQGD is encoded by the coding sequence ATGAGCGACGCGAAGATCATCCTCGATACAAATATTGTCTCCTACCTGATGAAGGGAGGCCCACTGGCCAAAGTGTATGCGCCGCGTGTTCAGGGAGCATTACTTGCCATTTCGTTTATCACCGTTGGCGAAATGTACTACGGTGCGGAAAAAGCACACTGGGGCGAGAAGAAGCGGAAGGAACTGGAAACGACCCTGCGCAATTTCGTTGTGATCCCTTATGACCATGAGATCGCCCCCTGCTATGGCAGGCTTGCGGCAGAGAGAAAGCGAGCCGGAAAACCCATGTCGTTGCATGACGAATGGATCGCCGCCTGCGCCGTCCGACATGGTGTGCCGCTGGTGACGCACAATGCCAACGACTTCAAGGGCGTTTCAGCATTGGATATCATTACGGAACATATGCAAGGGGATTAG
- a CDS encoding nucleotidyltransferase domain-containing protein, whose protein sequence is MSMKDGIKIKKKLTSAIEYLKSIGCKEVILFGSLCDGTFDDTSDIDIAVSGVSPRLYFKAVATLPSIIKWKVDLVTMEHISKELEQRIRKEGKILYAT, encoded by the coding sequence ATGAGTATGAAAGATGGAATAAAAATTAAAAAGAAACTCACATCAGCGATTGAGTATTTAAAATCAATAGGATGTAAAGAGGTTATCCTTTTTGGTTCCTTATGTGATGGGACATTTGATGATACCTCGGATATTGATATTGCTGTATCTGGTGTCTCACCTCGTTTGTATTTTAAAGCAGTAGCAACTCTACCATCAATAATAAAATGGAAAGTGGACCTGGTTACGATGGAGCATATATCTAAAGAGTTAGAACAAAGAATTCGGAAAGAGGGAAAAATACTTTATGCAACATGA
- the nuoL gene encoding NADH-quinone oxidoreductase subunit L translates to MLSYTWWVPTLPLLTVPIIVFFTRKNKDLSSYVSIGAIFSSFLISCAVFYWVMTNGKAQSEHLLWFKTGLTTIELSIVIDQLSAMMMVVVSFVSLMIQIYSRGYMRESDGKHDPGFSRYYAYLSLFTFSMLGLVLSNNFLQMYIFWELVGVCSYLLIGYWYHKPSAAEAGKKAFITTRVGDVGFMIGILLLFKLTGSFGFEEIGEIIKAGNLPALPGLTPEQTLTIIALLVFCGAVGKSAQFPLHVWLPDAMEGPTPVSALIHAATMVAAGVYLVGRLFGMFFGSPDALLVVAYIGGFTAIFAATIALTQNDIKRIIAYSTLSQLGYMMLALGVCGYTAGLFHLMTHAFFKALLFLCAGSVIHAIHTNDIWSAGGLFKPMKITATTFVIAALSLAGIPPLSGFWSKDEILISVFNSGNMVLFSFAIITVFLTAFYIFRLFFVVFMGKMHEAPHTHHEHHIHESPAVMTIPLILLAILSIVAGLVGSPLCGNWIGKFIHFEGLHTSHSGTENIMYLGLFMACLGIFVAWVVYGAKWVSCEKIAKAFYPFYQLSFHKYWVDELYEIIFVKPLHRFTKWTLIFDLRVIDGLVNGVAWFSRGLGMILRILQTGLAQSYMLVIILGIVCFLVFKLFG, encoded by the coding sequence ATGCTTTCTTATACCTGGTGGGTACCAACCCTACCTTTACTTACAGTACCTATAATTGTATTCTTTACTCGAAAGAATAAGGATTTAAGTTCCTATGTTTCAATAGGGGCTATTTTTAGTTCATTCCTTATTTCTTGTGCGGTGTTTTATTGGGTGATGACCAACGGTAAGGCACAATCTGAACATTTACTCTGGTTTAAAACAGGTCTTACGACTATTGAATTAAGTATCGTAATTGACCAGTTATCTGCCATGATGATGGTGGTGGTGAGTTTTGTCAGCTTGATGATACAGATTTACTCAAGAGGCTATATGCGAGAATCAGATGGCAAACACGACCCGGGATTTTCAAGATACTATGCCTACCTTTCACTTTTCACCTTCTCTATGTTAGGGCTGGTATTAAGTAACAATTTTTTACAAATGTATATCTTCTGGGAGTTAGTCGGTGTCTGTTCTTATTTATTGATTGGCTACTGGTATCATAAACCCTCTGCCGCAGAGGCAGGCAAAAAGGCGTTTATCACCACTCGGGTAGGTGATGTCGGGTTTATGATTGGCATCTTGCTTTTATTTAAATTGACTGGTAGTTTTGGTTTTGAAGAGATTGGCGAGATAATTAAAGCCGGCAATTTACCTGCCTTACCGGGACTTACCCCGGAGCAAACCTTGACTATAATTGCGTTGTTAGTTTTCTGCGGTGCGGTAGGCAAATCTGCCCAGTTTCCTTTGCATGTTTGGTTACCGGATGCTATGGAAGGTCCAACCCCGGTTTCTGCCTTAATCCATGCCGCCACAATGGTTGCCGCAGGCGTCTATTTAGTCGGCAGGTTATTTGGGATGTTTTTTGGCTCTCCAGATGCCCTTCTGGTTGTGGCTTACATTGGTGGTTTTACCGCTATTTTTGCCGCGACTATTGCCCTGACCCAAAACGATATTAAACGCATCATCGCCTACTCAACACTAAGCCAATTAGGCTATATGATGCTGGCACTGGGGGTTTGTGGCTATACCGCCGGGTTATTTCACCTGATGACCCATGCCTTTTTCAAGGCACTTTTGTTTCTATGTGCCGGCAGTGTTATCCATGCTATCCATACTAATGATATTTGGTCTGCGGGTGGTTTATTTAAACCAATGAAAATTACCGCCACTACTTTTGTGATTGCCGCACTTTCTCTGGCAGGTATTCCACCTTTATCTGGATTCTGGAGCAAGGATGAAATACTTATTAGCGTCTTTAATTCCGGTAATATGGTTTTATTTTCCTTTGCCATTATCACTGTATTTTTAACGGCATTCTATATCTTCAGGCTTTTCTTTGTTGTCTTTATGGGTAAAATGCATGAAGCCCCACACACTCATCACGAACATCATATCCATGAATCACCGGCAGTGATGACTATACCGCTGATACTTTTAGCCATACTTTCTATTGTGGCAGGACTTGTTGGTTCACCCTTGTGTGGTAATTGGATTGGCAAATTCATTCATTTTGAAGGATTGCATACCAGTCATTCAGGCACTGAAAATATAATGTATCTGGGATTATTTATGGCCTGTCTGGGGATATTTGTGGCATGGGTAGTTTATGGAGCCAAATGGGTCTCATGTGAAAAAATAGCAAAGGCATTTTATCCATTCTATCAACTATCATTTCATAAATACTGGGTAGATGAACTCTATGAGATTATATTTGTTAAGCCGTTACATCGATTTACAAAGTGGACGCTAATTTTTGACTTACGGGTAATCGATGGTTTAGTCAATGGTGTTGCCTGGTTTTCACGAGGTCTGGGAATGATATTGAGAATCTTGCAGACAGGCCTGGCACAATCTTATATGCTGGTTATTATTCTTGGAATTGTATGCTTTTTGGTGTTTAAGTTATTTGGATAA
- a CDS encoding dihydroorotase: MKLLIKNGLILQPGGRGVTDELDILIEDYKVKKIDRDIVNEDALIIDAKNKLVVPGLIDVHVHFREPGQEYKENIYTGSCAAVSGGFTTVIAEPNTNPPIDTASRLKNVLEIAREQSLVHFFSKACISKRIDGKRLVNVPQLKQAGAKALSDDGQPVASNKLMRNALIKGKEYDILITPHCEESELYRQRMIEKLGRQFALLEPYTAEDRFIERDIKLAEETDANIHISHVSLASSVKKIAQAKKRGVKITAEATPHHFILSKENEKEIGTNAKVNPPLRAKEDVEAIKEGLSNGIIDIIASDHAPHTPAEKTVPWEQAPFGIIGLETTLGLVLTYLVKPGILTLKQAIEKMTILPAKIFGLAEAGFGTLTPNISTDITIIDLEKKWKVDVDKFYSKGRNCPFNGWELQGKATTVIVKGQVMMKDGDIL; the protein is encoded by the coding sequence ATGAAACTTTTAATAAAAAATGGACTTATTTTACAACCCGGGGGTAGAGGTGTAACTGATGAACTTGATATTTTAATCGAAGACTATAAGGTTAAAAAAATTGATAGAGATATTGTAAATGAAGACGCCTTAATTATAGATGCAAAAAATAAATTAGTTGTCCCTGGTCTTATTGATGTCCATGTTCATTTTAGAGAGCCAGGACAGGAATACAAAGAAAATATTTATACGGGTTCGTGTGCGGCGGTCAGCGGCGGATTTACTACAGTTATCGCCGAACCTAATACTAACCCCCCAATTGACACGGCTTCACGACTTAAAAATGTTTTAGAAATTGCGCGTGAACAAAGCCTGGTTCATTTCTTTTCAAAGGCTTGTATATCAAAAAGAATAGACGGGAAGAGGTTGGTAAATGTTCCCCAATTAAAACAAGCGGGGGCTAAAGCACTTTCGGATGATGGTCAACCTGTTGCAAGTAATAAATTAATGAGAAACGCCCTTATTAAGGGTAAAGAATATGATATCCTGATTACCCCCCACTGTGAAGAATCGGAATTATATCGTCAAAGAATGATAGAGAAATTAGGAAGACAGTTTGCATTACTTGAACCATATACCGCCGAGGATAGATTTATTGAGCGTGATATTAAATTAGCGGAGGAGACAGACGCAAATATTCATATTTCACATGTTAGTCTTGCTTCATCGGTAAAAAAAATTGCACAAGCCAAAAAACGAGGGGTAAAAATTACGGCAGAAGCAACACCGCATCACTTTATTCTGTCAAAAGAGAATGAAAAGGAGATAGGGACTAATGCAAAAGTAAATCCTCCACTAAGAGCTAAAGAGGATGTAGAAGCAATAAAAGAGGGTTTGTCAAACGGCATAATTGATATTATTGCCAGTGACCATGCTCCTCATACACCGGCAGAAAAAACTGTTCCGTGGGAGCAAGCACCTTTTGGAATTATTGGTTTAGAAACGACTTTAGGTTTAGTCCTTACTTATTTAGTTAAGCCAGGTATTTTAACGCTCAAACAAGCAATTGAAAAAATGACTATCTTGCCCGCTAAAATTTTTGGACTTGCAGAGGCTGGATTTGGAACTCTTACACCAAATATATCTACAGATATAACCATAATAGACTTAGAGAAAAAATGGAAGGTAGATGTTGATAAATTTTATTCAAAGGGAAGAAACTGCCCCTTTAACGGTTGGGAACTTCAAGGGAAAGCAACCACAGTCATAGTTAAAGGTCAAGTTATGATGAAAGATGGAGATATTTTATAA